The proteins below come from a single Chryseobacterium capnotolerans genomic window:
- a CDS encoding DUF4870 domain-containing protein produces the protein MDNKTLSIISYITIIGWLISFISGKDKADSLLKYHLKQALGAVILSFILPVILGILISVTHIGMLGVLGVLPFVLMIIGAINAANEVEKPLPLIGKIAEEQFSFIG, from the coding sequence ATGGACAACAAAACATTATCTATCATCTCATACATTACCATTATTGGATGGTTGATTTCTTTTATATCAGGAAAAGATAAGGCCGATAGTTTATTAAAATACCACCTTAAACAGGCTCTAGGAGCGGTTATTCTTTCTTTTATTTTACCTGTTATTCTAGGGATTTTAATTTCAGTTACTCATATTGGTATGCTGGGAGTATTAGGAGTATTACCATTTGTACTCATGATTATTGGAGCTATTAATGCGGCTAATGAGGTAGAGAAGCCTTTACCATTGATTGGAAAAATAGCCGAAGAACAATTTTCATTTATTGGATAG
- a CDS encoding Lrp/AsnC family transcriptional regulator: MNYQLDEIDKKILDFLVENTRMPFTEIAKQMDVSAGTIHVRVKKMEDAGIILGSSLNIDYGKLDYHFTAFIGILLTKSNRTQEVLKELSTIPNVIEASVISGKYNIFCKVRAKNTDDAKRIIYQIDDIQDVMRTESMISMEEFLSDKNRLIDAISI; the protein is encoded by the coding sequence ATGAACTATCAACTGGACGAAATAGACAAGAAGATTCTTGATTTCTTAGTAGAAAACACAAGAATGCCTTTTACAGAAATTGCTAAGCAGATGGATGTTTCTGCTGGAACAATTCACGTAAGAGTGAAAAAGATGGAAGATGCAGGTATTATTTTGGGATCATCTCTAAACATCGATTATGGTAAGCTGGATTATCACTTTACAGCTTTCATCGGAATCCTTTTGACAAAATCAAACCGTACTCAGGAAGTATTGAAAGAATTGTCAACTATTCCTAACGTAATCGAAGCTAGCGTTATTTCCGGGAAATATAATATTTTCTGTAAAGTAAGAGCGAAGAATACGGATGATGCTAAAAGAATTATCTATCAGATCGACGACATTCAGGATGTAATGAGAACTGAAAGTATGATCTCTATGGAAGAATTCTTGAGTGACAAAAATAGACTGATCGACGCGATCTCTATTTAA
- a CDS encoding transketolase family protein, whose protein sequence is MKYTYTEKKDTRSGFGAGLAELADKNPNVVALCADLIGSLKMEKFIEKAPERFVQVGIAEANMMGIAAGLSITGKIPFTGTFANFSTSRVYDQIRQSIAYSGKNVKICASHAGLTLGEDGATHQVLEDIGMMKMLPGMTVINPCDYNQTKAATLAIADFEGPVYLRFGRPTVPVFIPEDMPFEIGKGIMLQEGTDVTIVATGHLVWESLVAADELEKEGISCEVINIHTIKPLDEEIILKSVEKTGKIVTAEEHNYLGGLGESVAGMLARRRPTRQEFVAVNDTFGESATPAELMKKYKIDAAAVKEAVKRILAN, encoded by the coding sequence ATGAAATATACATATACAGAAAAAAAGGACACACGTTCAGGATTCGGAGCCGGATTAGCTGAGCTTGCTGACAAAAACCCTAATGTAGTAGCACTTTGTGCTGACCTTATCGGATCTTTGAAAATGGAGAAATTCATTGAGAAAGCTCCTGAAAGATTTGTTCAGGTGGGTATTGCAGAAGCTAACATGATGGGTATTGCTGCAGGTCTTAGTATCACAGGAAAAATTCCTTTTACCGGAACTTTCGCAAACTTCTCTACTTCAAGAGTATATGATCAAATTCGTCAATCTATTGCTTATTCTGGAAAAAATGTAAAAATCTGTGCATCTCACGCAGGTCTTACCTTAGGAGAAGATGGAGCTACTCACCAGGTATTGGAAGATATCGGGATGATGAAAATGCTTCCTGGAATGACTGTAATCAACCCTTGTGACTACAACCAGACAAAAGCGGCTACTCTTGCGATTGCTGATTTTGAAGGTCCTGTATATTTAAGATTCGGTAGACCTACTGTTCCTGTATTTATCCCTGAAGATATGCCTTTCGAAATCGGAAAAGGGATCATGCTTCAGGAAGGTACTGATGTAACTATTGTTGCAACAGGACACCTTGTATGGGAATCTCTTGTAGCGGCTGATGAACTTGAGAAAGAAGGTATTTCTTGTGAGGTGATCAACATCCACACGATTAAACCTCTTGATGAAGAAATCATCTTAAAATCTGTTGAAAAAACAGGTAAAATTGTAACGGCTGAAGAGCACAACTACCTTGGTGGTTTAGGGGAGTCTGTTGCAGGAATGCTTGCAAGAAGAAGACCTACAAGACAGGAATTTGTAGCAGTAAACGATACTTTCGGAGAATCTGCAACGCCTGCTGAATTGATGAAGAAGTATAAAATTGATGCTGCAGCGGTGAAAGAAGCTGTAAAGAGAATTTTAGCTAATTAA
- a CDS encoding transketolase: MMSKSIEELKSLTTQIRRDILRMVHAVNSGHPGGSLGCTEYFTALYGKVMNYHLPFTMEGKNEDHFYLSNGHISPVYYSTLARFDFFPVHELSTFRKLDSRLQGHPTTHEGLPGIRIASGSLGQGLSVALGAALGKKMDGDQSLVYTLHGDGELQEGQIWEALMFAAAKKVDNIISTIDYNGRQIDGDTDDVLSLGNLHAKLEAFGWIVLEEKNGNDLEAVIGILERAKAETGKGKPVAIMLHTEMGAGVDFMMGSHAWHGKAPNDEQLETAFKQLYLEAPADY, from the coding sequence ATAATGAGTAAAAGTATCGAAGAGTTAAAATCTCTTACTACACAGATCAGAAGAGACATTTTAAGAATGGTTCACGCTGTAAATTCAGGACACCCGGGAGGAAGCTTAGGCTGTACAGAGTACTTTACAGCACTTTATGGAAAGGTAATGAACTATCATCTTCCTTTTACGATGGAAGGCAAAAATGAAGATCATTTTTATCTATCAAACGGACACATTTCTCCTGTGTACTACTCTACTTTGGCAAGATTCGATTTCTTCCCAGTACACGAGCTAAGTACTTTCAGAAAGCTTGATTCAAGATTACAGGGGCACCCTACTACTCATGAAGGTCTTCCAGGAATCAGAATTGCTTCAGGTTCTTTAGGACAAGGTCTTTCTGTAGCTTTGGGAGCTGCTTTAGGTAAAAAAATGGACGGAGATCAGTCTCTTGTTTACACTCTTCACGGAGATGGTGAACTTCAGGAGGGTCAGATCTGGGAAGCTCTGATGTTTGCTGCTGCTAAAAAAGTAGATAACATCATTTCTACAATCGACTACAACGGACGTCAGATTGATGGTGATACAGACGATGTATTAAGCCTTGGAAATCTTCATGCTAAACTTGAAGCTTTCGGATGGATTGTTTTGGAAGAAAAGAATGGTAACGACCTTGAAGCAGTAATCGGTATTCTTGAAAGAGCAAAAGCTGAAACAGGAAAAGGAAAGCCTGTAGCGATCATGCTTCACACAGAAATGGGTGCTGGAGTAGATTTCATGATGGGATCTCACGCTTGGCATGGTAAAGCTCCTAATGATGAACAATTGGAAACTGCATTCAAACAATTGTATTTAGAAGCTCCTGCTGACTACTAA
- the gwsG gene encoding grasp-with-spasm system ATP-grasp peptide maturase yields MILIISENRENTTNEVIKYLLAMNKRFIRVHEDEIFEIKTHQKRLLMLSQRNRFYLDEISSVWYRTGGLNFKRLRYENESINLNMNEYQHWLEDYVRKTLESKKHINKESNSDVNKLLVLEQAKKAGLDVPDYFLSENTDEVELHKTIIKTIGGNPRAENIIPNATGMMYTSIVKESQKGSFFITFFQEKIEKDFEIRSFYLNGKVWSTAIFSQNNEQTKIDFRKYNHKKPNRNVPYQLPKSIEKKIHLLMLSLDLNSGSLDLIKSKDTFYFLEVNAIGQFLGHSVICNYSLEKEIADFL; encoded by the coding sequence ATGATTCTCATTATTTCTGAAAATAGGGAAAATACAACCAATGAAGTCATCAAATATCTTCTGGCCATGAACAAAAGGTTCATCCGTGTACATGAAGATGAAATTTTTGAAATTAAAACCCACCAAAAGAGACTTCTTATGCTAAGCCAAAGAAATAGATTCTATCTTGATGAAATAAGCAGTGTATGGTACAGAACCGGAGGATTAAATTTCAAACGGCTACGGTATGAAAATGAATCTATTAATCTTAACATGAATGAATACCAACACTGGCTGGAAGATTATGTGAGAAAAACTTTAGAATCGAAAAAGCATATCAATAAAGAAAGCAATAGTGATGTAAACAAGCTTCTGGTATTGGAACAGGCCAAAAAAGCAGGTTTAGATGTACCGGATTATTTTCTGTCCGAAAATACAGATGAAGTAGAACTTCATAAAACCATCATCAAAACCATTGGCGGAAATCCGAGAGCAGAAAATATTATCCCGAATGCCACCGGTATGATGTATACTTCAATCGTGAAAGAATCACAAAAAGGAAGTTTCTTCATCACATTTTTCCAGGAAAAAATTGAAAAAGATTTTGAGATTAGGAGCTTTTATCTGAATGGAAAAGTTTGGTCAACAGCGATCTTTTCACAAAATAATGAGCAGACAAAAATTGATTTCAGAAAGTACAACCATAAAAAGCCCAACAGAAATGTTCCTTACCAGCTTCCCAAGAGTATTGAAAAGAAAATTCATTTACTGATGTTATCTCTGGACCTCAACTCCGGTTCATTGGATCTTATCAAGAGCAAGGATACATTTTATTTTTTAGAAGTAAATGCCATAGGCCAGTTTCTTGGGCATTCAGTGATCTGTAACTATTCGTTGGAAAAAGAAATAGCTGATTTTTTATGA
- the gwsS gene encoding grasp-with-spasm system SPASM domain peptide maturase: MKYFNLFSTIFITKGANRILVSDLQRNTSELYPLELYDLLEELKKNSIEEILEMYDQNSKDIVQEYLEILSEREYGFITENDHDRNFPPLSYEYREANKINDLFIEIADISLLKRLRSSVEQLEIRHMVIYSAKPLSVEEFINIDHTFTLSVLAGIEIISPFHQEIDQIFLQEIHNETERIYNLLFYHCPQKRSRVKNEFRFSVNFVKEHIKISSCGKVDLKYFNTNLPKVLEAVNHNSCLHKKIGIDKDGHIKNCPLMQESFGNIQNTSLEEALAQPGFRKYWNITKDSIEGCKDCEFRHICTDCRAYTERSHYSAENLDLSKPLKCGYNPYTNEWKEWSKNPLKQKVIHYYEIQKTK; the protein is encoded by the coding sequence ATGAAATATTTCAATTTATTCAGTACGATTTTCATTACCAAAGGAGCTAACAGAATTTTAGTTTCAGATCTTCAGAGAAATACATCTGAACTCTATCCATTAGAATTATATGATCTGCTTGAAGAATTAAAGAAAAATTCCATTGAAGAGATCCTGGAAATGTATGATCAGAACTCTAAGGATATTGTTCAGGAATATTTAGAAATTCTGTCAGAAAGAGAATATGGCTTTATTACAGAAAATGACCATGATCGAAATTTTCCGCCATTATCATATGAATATAGGGAGGCAAACAAGATTAATGACCTCTTTATCGAAATTGCAGATATCAGCCTTTTAAAGAGGCTTAGAAGCTCTGTAGAGCAACTTGAGATTAGACATATGGTTATCTACAGTGCAAAACCCTTATCGGTAGAAGAATTTATCAATATAGACCATACTTTCACATTATCTGTGCTGGCAGGGATAGAAATAATTTCTCCTTTTCATCAGGAAATAGATCAAATCTTTCTACAGGAAATACATAATGAAACTGAAAGAATTTACAACCTCCTATTTTATCACTGCCCTCAAAAACGTTCCAGGGTAAAAAATGAATTCAGGTTTAGCGTGAATTTTGTAAAAGAACATATAAAAATATCATCCTGCGGAAAAGTAGATTTGAAATATTTCAATACCAATCTCCCCAAAGTGTTGGAAGCTGTCAACCATAACTCTTGTCTGCATAAAAAGATAGGCATAGATAAAGATGGCCATATTAAAAATTGTCCTTTAATGCAGGAGAGCTTTGGAAATATTCAGAACACAAGCCTGGAGGAAGCTTTAGCACAACCCGGATTCAGGAAATACTGGAATATTACTAAAGATAGCATTGAAGGGTGCAAAGACTGCGAATTCAGGCATATCTGTACAGACTGCAGGGCTTATACCGAACGATCGCATTATAGTGCGGAAAACCTGGATCTATCAAAGCCCTTAAAGTGTGGTTACAACCCTTATACCAATGAATGGAAAGAATGGAGTAAAAATCCCCTTAAACAGAAAGTCATTCATTATTATGAGATACAAAAAACAAAATAG
- a CDS encoding DUF4303 domain-containing protein, with protein MDFETLKKQIEAAAKKAFLEMSEKHGAENIYSFALYSDEGAMTVCPSSNTLEALKNIDEDDAVYFKYEPAEWAYEMEGADKEFNDICTSLRTELEKYENRYEDEEEYGKWFHEFQDKLYDTCIVVLEKLKNENFFRNTIGKDVFLIFTVSDYEFEKQDLKDIIIRLNDNEYKSEYLDWMDTWDN; from the coding sequence ATGGATTTTGAAACGTTGAAAAAACAGATAGAGGCAGCAGCAAAGAAGGCTTTTTTAGAAATGTCCGAAAAGCACGGAGCTGAAAATATTTACAGTTTTGCATTGTACAGTGATGAGGGGGCAATGACTGTATGTCCCTCTTCCAATACCCTGGAAGCGCTTAAAAATATAGACGAGGATGATGCTGTCTATTTTAAATATGAACCGGCAGAATGGGCGTATGAAATGGAAGGAGCAGATAAAGAATTTAATGATATCTGTACCAGTCTGAGAACAGAGTTAGAGAAATATGAAAATCGATATGAAGATGAGGAGGAATATGGTAAGTGGTTTCATGAGTTTCAGGATAAGCTCTATGATACCTGTATTGTAGTTTTGGAGAAACTTAAAAATGAGAACTTTTTTAGAAATACTATAGGAAAAGATGTTTTCTTGATTTTCACCGTTTCAGATTATGAATTTGAGAAGCAGGATCTGAAAGACATTATTATCCGGTTGAATGATAATGAATATAAAAGTGAATATCTGGATTGGATGGACACCTGGGACAATTAA
- a CDS encoding TIGR04139 family peptide modification target, with the protein MKKLVGMKRDFSSLENKKINREDMKAVQGALCYETSENATCYDKKTYTDAGKLINKMFVGENCSGL; encoded by the coding sequence ATGAAAAAATTAGTTGGAATGAAGAGAGACTTCTCTTCTCTAGAAAACAAAAAGATCAACAGAGAGGATATGAAAGCTGTTCAAGGAGCTCTTTGTTATGAAACATCAGAAAATGCAACATGCTATGATAAAAAGACTTACACTGATGCTGGTAAGCTTATCAATAAAATGTTTGTAGGTGAGAATTGCAGCGGATTGTAA
- a CDS encoding helix-turn-helix transcriptional regulator gives MKDNTAVEEKFKIYNELTEYYRVSDQYPAAEKYVQEQLKLARNEHNYTEEVKALVQDGIIKLNQSQYDKVPQLIDEANASAQKTNDKTASLYAAYLNIYYNNILGESENTMKLIQKTLPEVEKLSSEVLLNAKLNYLLYGIHSEWNDAKNATIYAQKAVELAQKSGNKNMLSSAYSAMAVCYYFPYEKTGDLKDLKLVTAMCKKAVALYHQFPGQVSAHAHAMALLNLANYNLSSPVITPEIRKEIQENTAEILSLTQHTTLNQGIQAGALGILSNLAARDGNDTLSEQYLLKAEQILLTQQPVYYHVMINVVSDLAKLYEKRKNYQKAYEYQAKVTEYNSLLYNEGQAETAKRLEAQFQSQKKESELKTLTEKTASLKKEKFLYIGLGIIGVIGAFFMFRSYHYKLRYSIAQEKKLNTEKHEAEMLVKLQEEEQARLKAEQKLLTLQQQKLQSEVLASQLHIEHKNEVLYQLQTQLSDTDININQVVKEQNRVDNDFEKIRFTIQELHPDFFKNINEKAKQKLTPLDLKYCAYIYLGMDTKQIANLLNVEPKSVRMTKYRLKKKFGLDESMALDTFFQGVFSV, from the coding sequence TTGAAAGACAATACGGCTGTTGAGGAAAAATTTAAAATCTATAATGAACTTACAGAATATTATAGAGTCAGTGACCAATATCCTGCTGCTGAAAAATATGTCCAGGAACAATTAAAATTGGCTAGAAATGAACATAATTATACAGAAGAGGTAAAAGCTTTAGTTCAAGATGGAATTATTAAACTTAATCAGTCACAATACGACAAAGTTCCTCAGCTAATTGATGAAGCGAATGCATCTGCACAAAAAACAAATGATAAAACGGCTTCACTATATGCAGCGTATTTAAATATCTACTATAATAATATCCTGGGTGAGTCTGAAAATACGATGAAACTGATTCAGAAAACTCTTCCTGAAGTTGAAAAGCTCTCCTCAGAAGTTCTTCTGAATGCTAAACTCAATTACCTTCTATACGGAATCCATTCTGAATGGAATGATGCTAAGAATGCCACAATCTATGCTCAAAAGGCTGTAGAATTGGCTCAAAAATCAGGGAATAAAAATATGCTGAGCTCAGCGTATTCCGCTATGGCTGTCTGTTATTATTTTCCCTATGAAAAAACAGGAGACTTAAAGGATCTGAAGCTTGTTACAGCAATGTGTAAAAAAGCAGTTGCTCTTTATCATCAGTTTCCGGGACAGGTTTCTGCCCACGCTCATGCTATGGCGTTATTAAACCTTGCCAACTACAACCTGAGTTCCCCTGTAATTACCCCGGAAATTCGCAAGGAAATCCAGGAAAATACTGCTGAAATCCTCTCCCTTACGCAGCATACCACATTAAACCAGGGTATTCAGGCAGGGGCCTTAGGAATCCTTAGTAATCTTGCTGCACGTGACGGAAATGATACCTTATCAGAACAATATCTTTTAAAAGCTGAGCAGATTTTACTTACTCAGCAGCCTGTCTATTACCATGTCATGATCAATGTAGTCAGCGATTTGGCTAAACTGTATGAAAAACGGAAAAACTATCAAAAGGCATATGAATATCAAGCTAAGGTAACGGAATACAACAGTCTTCTTTATAATGAAGGACAGGCAGAAACGGCCAAAAGACTTGAAGCCCAGTTCCAGTCTCAAAAAAAAGAATCTGAACTGAAAACCCTCACAGAAAAAACGGCAAGTCTGAAGAAAGAAAAGTTTCTCTATATTGGATTGGGAATCATTGGGGTGATTGGTGCATTTTTCATGTTCCGTTCTTATCATTATAAATTACGCTACTCTATAGCACAAGAGAAAAAATTAAATACTGAAAAACATGAAGCTGAAATGCTCGTAAAACTTCAGGAAGAAGAACAAGCCCGATTAAAAGCAGAACAGAAACTTCTTACCTTACAACAGCAGAAACTCCAAAGTGAAGTTCTTGCCAGCCAGCTCCATATTGAGCATAAAAATGAAGTCCTTTACCAACTTCAGACCCAACTTTCTGATACGGATATTAATATCAACCAGGTAGTCAAAGAGCAAAACCGCGTGGATAATGATTTTGAAAAGATCCGATTTACCATTCAGGAACTTCATCCTGACTTTTTTAAAAACATTAATGAAAAAGCCAAACAGAAACTTACCCCGCTGGACTTAAAATACTGTGCTTACATCTATCTCGGAATGGACACGAAACAAATAGCCAATCTCCTGAATGTGGAACCTAAAAGTGTAAGAATGACCAAATATCGTCTGAAAAAGAAATTCGGATTGGATGAGAGTATGGCTTTGGATACTTTCTTTCAAGGAGTATTTTCTGTATAA